A stretch of Schistocerca nitens isolate TAMUIC-IGC-003100 chromosome 6, iqSchNite1.1, whole genome shotgun sequence DNA encodes these proteins:
- the LOC126262553 gene encoding uncharacterized protein LOC126262553, producing MSKSKVIRNPLKAFKKRRNVGKPKVCVITVNNKDDENPQHSLCPKEEDSWCKYNKGLLTGEVYTHKHSLPHAIMEVIKPIFGDLAAPELLKKCIHGKTQNLNESVNSVIWSRIPKTVFVGIETLHFGVYDAVTTFNDGNIVRCKVFRNMGMKIGSNMVRAMLALDKERLRAADRAVESLEIQARVNRRRNKRKLEEGFAEDEDNPSYGPGMH from the coding sequence atgagtaaaagtaaagttattagaaatcctctgaaggcttttaagaaaaggagaaatgttggaaagccaaaggtatgtgttattactgtaaacaataaagacgatgaaaatccccaacatagcttgtgtcccaaagaagaagacagttggtgtaaatataacaaaggattgctaactggtgaagtgtacactcataagcatagtctgcctcatgcaataatggaggtgataaaacctattttcggagacttagcagcacctgaactgttgaaaaagtgtattcacggaaaaactcaaaacctcaatgaaagtgtaaatagtgttatatggtcgagaatccccaagactgtatttgttggaatagaaacacttcactttggtgtgtatgatgctgttacgactttcaatgatggcaacattgtaaggtgcaaggtatttagaaatatgggaatgaagataggttctaacatggtacgagcaatgcttgctttagacaaggaacgccttcgggctgcagacagggctgtagagagtctagaaatacaagcaagagtaaacaggaggaggaacaaaaggaagctggaggaggggtttgcagaggatgaagataatccatcctatggacctggaatgcactaa